A region of Dermochelys coriacea isolate rDerCor1 chromosome 1, rDerCor1.pri.v4, whole genome shotgun sequence DNA encodes the following proteins:
- the MXRA5 gene encoding matrix-remodeling-associated protein 5, which yields MKTTDKMRRRANFGSLSVVLIVSLGLPQIVFACPRPCACYVPTEVHCTFRSLAAVPARISKHVERINLGFNSIQSISENSFAGLTKLELLMIHGNDIQTIPNGALKDLMSLQVFKISYNKLKVLTGQTLQGLSSLMRLHMDHNRIEFIHPNAFNGLTSLRLLHLEGNLLQQLHPNTFSTFTFLDYFRLSTVKHLYLSENIIRTLPAAMFQGMPLLENLYLHGNPWSCDCSLKWLLEWDKKSGGVLKCKKDKAYEEGQLCPKCTSPKQLQKQDIQNLKDLSCKKPIIQSQLKQNSSIDEAEDRASYELPKEAFQLSPWNITLNMTDEHGNIVNLNCEIKTPTDSAKIQWNQIDPQEIDINATVSLNFECPMKRENYEKLWKLIAYYSEVPVKLQRELMLSKESKISYEYRQDSDDDALYYTGVKAQIIAEPAWVMQPLINIQLNRHQSTGKKVVLSFFTKFSQTIQMKDIRQHRQSWVMIEQPQNSKTAQSVVEGSDCQLRCNVRASESPVIQWVLPDGSKLTAPFNQKDSRFSILSSGQLMIKKVDYTDSGLYHCVAQVRDDADRMTYRVLVQPPVIQPTDSDVMRVEKNVGDPIVLPCSAIAIPDAQLSWILPSSHVLNDLSNSSKGYVSHNGTLLIPKSHVSDSGYYRCVAVNQQGSDQFAVRISVNKMVSDRSSKRIKMRKRPGLKTSGKRRGGVIEDEGGSGVEVTAESQHKKNHLKDREASIKQKNDLMPEVQVKKNKKGRRKMKLWKGTDRTQDSNVAEGRRVFESRRRINMSNKQINPQHWADILAKVRGKNILKTTAATGPSLMTTLPSFVQKATTAPSPMASPPQKPSLETAANGEESSADVSHLREDKIFSVTISPTILAQDYSRDQTTSAQLTLMSTETEPSIELQSLETPESIYTVEPSFVSSTYFTPISPTIHSYDQQTDYSPIAEESINTVTEEPLDEQKTTLPNIQSSLHTVENAATTTLYTTEESSASAELPVDATVLAEPQTVVNLPTILETDSQHNEVDVGSINSTASQGDKISYIDLIATTTISSSASSFKDFVTRESNVVKHQHREVPTDKTKITDIDLSTIFQVFTLVNEEPQTNKDIETQVRVSSSSYGSSEGAAYEDMPVQKSDSTFTLASTIAPLKKTELVTTAVSFGNMTTMAEITTPSRKTTTSNTLLTQHPRRRPYGRRRLRPNRFRQRPKPIPPPAFTTEEMPVTQKSPKIEGATRSSPGTVVKGDHKTDAKIQIKKHNNLDMIASLITEANVLERLTKVRDTEGAFSHTPTASLPETKHSTLSNAGETQIFPVTTAITTASSYDGLNTASVIELHLSQEPDEKTTATYHTLVNVSEENVVKTSYEVTGGKAQQTSDSVSTEYINSLLSPGYSVTPEFREDSIPLGSKVGENGISPRVSQPVPPTVLHSSAPVGTVESFKDLSISDELQKPSESLKTATVTIPSQQREMMTVSIPFSTTKSQPFTPTETKKPTIVPVQTWTKKVSSSWDKKETNPHAFDHDQIAIYTTENPESPVATVDFVPFIKPGTPPPSVSSTLHLSIHSSTKQNTTFNQVRFPETKGFEIDGTTITYSTRQNVFSTSYLNQNRIKAQHKQDQFKETFGLIRSNNSLLLNPNFPHQSAGMVPIFNQQPAVAPPKHIPVRGTKRPPYLIIQGSFYHFITHQPLHYTNKPEITAYAAHTTQDRKTYAPQTEPTTTTTATPLYRPIPLAPGRFGNQGQNRYNVHSRVFGNNYIPDNRGTAGRLLSQGIPYYPNPGISFVFNRTRTFSHLGGNPKPMVPSPLAPVNTNEKKASQVSSAGITIQGTVLKATAVPVAPLFHTSSTTRSATTALKSTLPSFISQSIRPQISSNIQSFRSVLYNNQEVPSVPKLGGIMPNNSSVIQPSTNFRAHGERPKITTKGPPSLSILAETDVVIPCDAVGEPKPFVTWTKVSTGALMTANTRIQRFEVLKNGTFIIRNVQLQDRGQYLCTAQNLYGVDKMIVLLTVTAQQPKMLVSRYRDATVYFGDTVAMECQAKGIPSPHISWILPDRKILQTVTTAESRIMFHENRTLSIKEVTFSDRGVYKCIASNTAGADSIAVRLHIAALPPIIQQEKQENISLTFGHNIHIHCTAKAAPLPSIRWVLFDGTQIRPSQFVNGNLFVFPNGTLYIRNVSPKDSGNYECIAANMVGAARRTVQLYVKKQSSNAKITWSSPQRTDVTYGSTLHLDCTASGDPWPWILWRLPSKRMIDSLHSLETRIKVFGNGTLVVHAVTDKDAGDYLCMARNKIGDDYVVLKVNVMMRPAKIEHKNENNHKVMYGGDLKVDCVATGLPNPEISWGLPDGSMINTFMQSDDSGNRAKRYVVFNNGTLYFNDVGLREEGDYTCYAENQIGKDEMRIRVKVVAEPATIRNKTYSVINVPYGDVVTVACEAKGEPTPRVIWLSPTNRPIPLLSDKYQVYGDGTLLIQKAQRSDSGNYTCVVRNSAGEDRKIVWIQVNVQSPRINGHPNPITSVRETAMRESRKLIDCKAEGIPAPRILWAFPEGVILPSPYYGNRITVHRNGTLDIRGVRQTDSVQLVCIGRNEGGEARLIVQLLVTDHLEKPIFRDPVSERITATAGHSINLNCSVHGNPEPNTSWILPNGTELQSGSHLQRFYHKRDGKLHISGLSAVDAGTYRCTARNPGGYAERVIFLKVGLKPEISNQYNNLVSIINGETLQLHCITQPNPRAHISWTLPNGMVLDGPQDIGRFSLLENGSLTVRDASVFDRGTYLCKAVTEYGTSIMNVPVIVIAYPPRITSEPAPVIYTRPGNAVKLNCMAIGIPKAEITWELPDKSHLTTGAQSRLYGNKFLHPQGSLIIQQSTQRDAGFYKCTAKNILGSDSKTTYIHIF from the exons ATGAAGACAACTGACAAGATGCGAAGGAGGGCAAATTTTGGGTCACTATCCGTGGTGCTGATTGTGTCTCTGGGGCTTCCACAAATCGTTTTTGCATGTCCACGCCCATGCGCCTGTTACGTTCCCACAGAAGTTCACTGCACATTTCGATCCTTGGCAGCAGTGCCAGCAAGAATCTCTAAACATGTGGAAAGAATCAATTTGGG gtTTAATAGCATACAGTCCATATCTGAAAACTCATTTGCAGGACTTACAAAACTGGAATTGCTCATGATTCATGGAAATGACATCCAAACTATACCCAATGGGGCTTTAAAAGATCTCATGTCTCTACAG GTATTCAAAATTAGCTACAACAAGCTGAAAGTTCTAACAGGCCAAACTCTCCAAGGACTTTCAAGCTTAATGAGACTGCACATGGACCACAACAGAATTGAATTCATCCACCCAAATGCTTTTAATGGGTTAACTTCTCTGAGATTGCTCCATTTGGAAGGAAACTTACTCCAGCAGCTTCATCCCAACACATTTTCAACATTTACATTCCTTGATTATTTCAGACTGTCAACAGTAAAACACCTCTATCTGTCTGAAAATATCATTAGGACACTGCCTGCAGCGATGTTTCAAGGAATGCCACTCCTGGAGAATCTTTATCTTCATGGAAATCCCTGGTCCTGTGACTGCAGCTTGAAATGGCTCCTGGAATGGGATAAGAAGTCTGGAG gtGTATTAAAGTGCAAGAAGGATAAAGCTTATGAAGAAGGTCAGCTCTGCCCTAAGTGCACCAGCCCCAAACAACTGCAGAAACAAGATATTCAAAATTTGAAAGATCTTTCCTGTAAGAAACCTATTATACAATCCCAATTGAAACAGAACAGCAGCATTGATGAGGCAGAAGATAGGGCCAGTTATGAACTTCCTAAAGAGGCATTTCAGCTATCTCCATGGAACATTACTCTCAATATGACTGATGAGCATGGGAACATAGTGAATCTAAACTGTGAAATCAAGACACCAACAGACTCTGCCAAAATTCAATGGAACCAAATCGATCCTCAGGAAATTGATATCAATGCTACAGTTTCACTCAATTTTGAATGTCCAATGAAACGAGAAAACTATGAAAAATTATGGAAACTTATAGCTTATTACAGCGAAGTGCCCGTTAAATTACAAAGGGAACTCATGCTCAGCAAAGAGTCTAAAATAAGTTATGAGTACCGGCAAGATTCAGATGATGATGCCCTTTATTACACGGGTGTCAAAGCTCAAATAATTGCAGAACCTGCCTGGGTTATGCAACCGCTGATAAACATCCAATTAAATAGACACCAGAGCACAGGGAAAAAAGTGGTGCTGTCTTTTTTTACCAAGTTTTCTCAAACAATTCAGATGAAAGACATAAGACAGCACAGACAAAGCTGGGTGATGATAGAGCAACCTCAGAATTCAAAGACAGCCCAGAGTGTTGTTGAAGGCTCAGACTGTCAGCTGAGATGCAATGTGAGAGCATCGGAGAGTCCTGTCATCCAGTGGGTGTTGCCAGATGGGAGTAAGCTGACAGCTCCATTTAATCAGAAAGACAGTAGGTTTTCCATCCTCAGCAGTGGCCAGTTAATGATCAAAAAAGTAGATTACACTGATTCTGGTTTGTACCACTGTGTTGCCCAGGTGAGAGATGATGCAGACAGAATGACCTATCGAGTTTTAGTGCAGCCTCCAGTCATTCAGCCCACTGACTCTGATGTAATGAGGGTTGAAAAAAATGTAGGGGACCCAATAGTTTTGCCTTGCAGTGCAATTGCCATACCAGATGCACAGCTGAGCTGGATCCTTCCAAGCAGCCATGTGCTTAATGATTTGTCAAACTCATCCAAAGGGTATGTGTCACACAATGGCACATTGTTAATTCCAAAGAGTCATGTCAGTGACAGCGGGTATTACAGGTGTGTGGCTGTCAATCAGCAGGGATCAGATCAGTTTGCTGTTAGGATATCAGTAAATAAGATGGTATCTGACAGATCATCTAAAAGGATAAAAATGAGGAAGCGTCCAGGTTTGAAAACCTCTGGGAAAAGAAGAGGGGGGGTGATAGAAGATGAAGGGGGATCAGGAGTGGAAGTCACAGCTGAGTCCCAGCACAAAAAGAACCATCTGAAGGACCGTGAAGCatccattaaacaaaaaaatgacCTCATGCCTGAGgttcaggttaaaaaaaacaagaaaggcAGGAGAAAAATGAAGTTATGGAAAGGTACAGATAGAACCCAAGACAGCAATGTTGCAGAAGGCCGTAGGGTATTTGAATCTCGAAGAAGAATAAATATGTCAAACAAACAGATTAATCCACAACACTGGGCTGACATTTTGGCAAAGGTCCGTgggaaaaatattcttaaaactacagcAGCAACAGGTCCTTCTTTAATGACTACATTGCCGTCATTCGTTCAGAAAGCCACTACAGCTCCTTCCCCTATGGCCAGTCCTCCCCAGAAGCCTTCTCTAGAGACTGCAGCCAATGGGGAAGAGTCTTCTGCAGATGTATCACACTTGCGTGAGGACAAGATCTTCTCAGTCACTATTTCCCCCACCATTCTAGCACAAGATTATAGCCGAGATCAAACAACTTCTGCTCAACTGACATTAATGAGCACAGAAACTGAGCCCTCCATAGAACTCCAGTCTTTAGAAACACCTGAAAGTATATACACTGTAGAACCATCTTTTGTGTCGTCTACATACTTTACTCCAATCTCTCCAACTATACACTCATATGATCAGCAGACTGATTATTCACCAATAGCAGAAGAAAGCATTAACACTGTCACTGAAGAGCCCCTGGATGAACAAAAAACTACCCTGCCCAATATTCAAAGCAGTTTGCACACAGTGGAAAATGCAGCTACAACAACGCTGTATACCACAGAGGAATCTTCCGCTTCTGCTGAGCTACCAGTGGATGCCACTGTCCTTGCAGAACCTCAGACTGTTGTAAATCTCCCTACCATCTTGGAGACTGATTCACAGCACAATGAAGTGGATGTAGGGTCCATAAATTCCACAGCTTCTCAGGGTGATAAGATCAGCTATATAGATTTAATAGCCACTACTACTATTTCATCTTCTGCTTCTTCATTTAAGGATTTTGTTACTAGAGAGAGCAATGTTGTAAAGCATCAGCACAGGGAGGTACCTACAGATAAGACTAAAATTACAGATATTGACTTAAGCACAATTTTTCAAGTTTTCACATTAGTTAATGAGGAACCACAGACCAACAAGGATATAGAGACTCAGGTAAGAGTGTCTAGTAGCAGTTATGGGAGCTCTGAAGGAGCTGCATATGAAGACATGCCTGTTCAAAAATCAGACTCCACATTCACTCTGGCAAGTACCATTGCTCCTCTTAAAAAAACAGAGTTAGTAACAACTGCCGTTTCATTTGGCAACATGACCACTATGGCCGAGATTACAACTCCCTCTAGAAAAACTACTACCTCTAACACACTGCTTACCCAGCATCCCAGAAGACGACCCTATGGGAGAAGGAGATTAAGACCAAACAGATTTCGACAAAGACCAAAACCTATTCCTCCTCCTGCTTTTACCACAGAGGAGATGCCTGTTACTCAAAAATCACCTAAAATAGAAGGTGCTACTAGAAGTTCTCCTGGAACTGTTGTTAAGGGTGATCATAAAACTGATGCTAAAATACAAATTAAGAAACATAATAATTTAGACATGATTGCTTCATTGATTACAGAGGCAAATGTGTTAGAGAGGTTGACCAAAGTCAGAGACACAGAGGGAGCTTTTTCACATACGCCTACTGCTTCTCtacctgaaacaaaacattcaacACTTTCTAATGCTGGTGAAACCCAGATATTTCCTGTGACTACAGCCATCACAACTGCATCATCATATGATGGACTTAACACGGCCTCTGTTATAGAGTTACATTTGTCCCAAGAACCAGATGAGAAGACAACCGCAACATACCATACACTAGTTAATGTGTCTGAAGAAAATGTTGTTAAAACAAGTTATGAAGTTACAGGTGGTAAGGCACAACAAACAAGTGATTCAGTctccactgagtacattaatagCCTGCTTAGCCCCGGTTATTCAGTGACTCCGGAATTTCGAGAAGATTCCATTCCTCTTGGATCAAAAGTTGGAGAGAATGGAATCAGCCCAAGAGTATCTCAGCCAGTACCTCCCACTGTGCTGCACTCAAGTGCTCCTGTTGGCACAGTGGAAAGTTTTAAGGACTTGTCAATTTCAGATGAACTTCAGAAGCCTTCAGAATCTTTAAAAACAGCTACAGTAACCATACCATCTCAGCAAAGAGAAATGATGACTGTATCCATTCCCTTCAGCACAACAAAATCTCAACCTTTCACACCTACAGAAACTAAGAAACCAACTATTGTTCCTGTACAAACTTGGACAAAAAAAGTATCATCTTCCTGGGACAAGAAGGAAACCAACCCTCATGCATTTGATCATGATCAAATTGCTATATACACAACTGAAAACCCTGAATCTCCAGTTGCAACCGTTGACTTTGTTCCATTTATAAAACCTGGCACTCCTCCCCCATCAGTTTCAAGCACTTTACATTTGTCTATTCATTCTTCTACCAAGCAAAATACCACATTCAATCAAGTCAGATTTCCAGAGACCAAAGGATTTGAAATTGATGGTACAACAATCACATACAGCACAAGACAAAACGTATTTTCCACATCTTATTTAAACCAAAACAGGATTAAAGCACAACACAAACAAGATCAATTTAAAGAGACATTTGGTCTCATTAGGTCTAACAATAGTTTATTGTTAAATCCAAACTTTCCCCATCAGTCAGCTGGAATGGTACCAATCTTTAACCAGCAACCGGCTGTAGCACCTCCAAAGCATATTCCAGTGAGGGGGACAAAGAGGCCACCATATCTCATAATACAAGGCTCATTTTATCATTTTATAACTCACCAGCCCCTCCATTATACCAACAAACCAGAGATAACAGCATATGCCGCACACACAACGCAGGACAGAAAAACCTATGCTCCTCAAACAGAGCCAACCACTACGACGACAGCCACTCCATTATATAGACCTATCCCACTTGCTCCAGGTAGATTTGGCAATCAGGGACAAAATAGATACAATGTTCACTCCAGAGTTTTTGGCAATAACTATATTCCTGATAACAGAGGCACAGCTGGGAGACTACTGAGTCAAGGAATCCCATATTACCCCAACCCTGGAATCTCCTTTGTCTTTAATAGAACCAGAACATTTTCACACTTAGGAGGGAATCCTAAACCAATGGTGCCTAGTCCACTTGCTCCAGTAAATACAAATGAGAAGAAAGCCAGCCAAGTCTCATCTGCTGGGATTACAATACAAGGCACTGTTCTGAAGGCCACAGCTGTTCCAGTAGCTCCATTGTTCCACACCTCAAGTACCACAAGATCAGCCACAACTGCTTTGAAGAGCACTCTTCCATCATTCATCTCTCAAAGCATTAGACCGCAAATATCCTCTAACATTCAGTCCTTCAGAAGTGTCCTTTATAATAATCAAGAAGTCCCATCTGTGCCTAAACTGGGGGGAATTATGCCAAATAATTCTAGTGTAATTCAACCTTCAACTAACTTCAGGGCACATGGTGAAAGACCTAAAATTACCACAAAAGGTCCTCCAAGCTTATCCATCCTTGCTGAAACAGATGTTGTTATCCCATGTGATGCAGTGGGAGAACCCAAGCCCTTTGTTACTTGGACAAAAGTCTCTACAG GAGCTCTGATGACAGCAAACACAAGGATACAACGGTTTGAAGTCTTGAAAAATGGCACATTCATTATCCGAAATGTTCAACTCCAGGACCGTGGGCAGTACTTGTGCACTGCTCAGAACCTGTATGGTGTCGATAAAATGATTGTCCTGTTGACAGTGACAGCCCAGCAGCCCAAAATGTTAGTTTCCCGCTACCGAGATGCCACTGTTTATTTTGGAGACACAGTGGCAATGGAATGCCAGGCCAAAGGGATCCCAAGCCCACATATTTCATGGATTTTACCTGACAGGAAGATATTGCAGACAGTAACCACCGCTGAGAGCAGGATAATGTTCCATGAAAATAGAACTTTGTCTATCAAGGAGGTGACGTTTTCAGACCGAGGAGTGTACAAGTGCATAGCTAGCAACACTGCAGGAGCAGACAGCATAGCCGTGAGGCTTCACATTGCGGCGTTACCCCCAATCATCCAGCAGGAAAAACAGGAGAATATTTCCTTGACCTTTGGTCATAACATTCACATTCACTGCACTGCCAAAGCAGCACCCCTCCCTAGCATCCGCTGGGTGCTCTTTGATGGCACCCAGATCCGACCGTCCCAGTTTGTCAATGGGAATTtatttgttttccctaatggAACCCTTTACATACGCAATGTCTCCCCCAAGGACAGTGGGAACTATGAGTGCATCGCTGCTAACATGGTGGGGGCAGCCAGGAGAACAGTTCAGCTGTATGTGAAGAAGCAGTCATCAAATGCCAAGATCACTTGGAGTTCTCCGCAGAGAACAGATGTAACCTATGGCAGCACCCTGCATCTGGACTGCACTGCTTCTGGGGATCCCTGGCCCTGGATATTATGGAGGCTGCCTTCAAAAAGGATGATTGATTCTCTGCACAG CTTGGAGACTAGAATCAAGGTGTTTGGCAACGGGACTTTGGTTGTCCATGCAGTCACAGATAAGGATGCAGGAGACTATTTGTGTATGGCCCGCAATAAGATTGGAGATGACTATGTAGTTCTCAAAGTGAACGTGATGATGAGACCTGCCAAAATAGAACACAAGAATGAGAATAACCACAAGGTTATGTATGGCGGGGACTTGAAAGTTGACTGTGTAGCCACCGGTCTGCCAAACCCCGAGATCTCATGGGGCCTCCCGGATGGCAGCATGATAAACACCTTCATGCAGTCAGATGACAGTGGAAACCGAGCAAAGAGATACGTGGTCTTTAACAATGGGACACTGTATTTCAATGATGTGGGGCTGAGAGAGGAAGGGGACTACACCTGTTATGCTGAGAACCAGATTGGGAAGGATGAGATGAGAATACGAGTCAAAGTGGTGGCCGAGCCTGCAACCATCAGAAACAAAACCTACTCTGTTATTAATGTACCCTATGGAGACGTGGTCACTGTGGCTTGCGAAGCCAAAGGCGAGCCCACCCCTAGGGTGATATGGCTCTCTCCAACCAACAGGCCCATTCCTCTCCTTTCTGACAAATATCAAGTGTATGGGGATGGCACCCTCCTCATCCAAAAGGCCCAGAGATCTGATAGCGGCAATTATACTTGTGTGGTGCGGAACAGTGCTGGGGAAGACAGGAAAATAGTCTGGATTCAAGTCAATGTTCAGTCTCCCAGAATCAATGGGCATCCCAATCCGATCACATCTGTGAGAGAGACAGCCATGAGGGAGAGCCGGAAACTTATTGACTGTAAAGCTGAAGGCATACCAGCTCCACGGATCCTATGGGCTTTCCCAGAAGGAGTGATCCTGCCTTCTCCCTACTATGGGAACAGAATTACTGTGCACCGCAATGGCACCCTGGACATCAGAGGGGTGAGGCAAACAGACTCAGTGCAGCTAGTGTGCATCGGGAGGAATGAAGGGGGAGAGGCTAGACTGATTGTGCAGCTCCTGGTCACAGATCATTTGGAGAAACCCATCTTCAGGGACCCGGTCAGTGAAAGGATCACTGCCACAGCTGGGCACAGTATCAATCTGAACTGCTCAGTGCACGGGAACCCTGAGCCCAACACATCTTGGATCCTTCCCAATGGCACTGAGCTGCAGAGTGGCAGCCACTTGCAAAGATTCTACCACAAGAGGGATGGGAAATTGCATATCAGTGGCCTCTCCGCAGTGGATGCTGGGACTTATCGCTGCACGGCCAGGAACCCAGGTGGCTATGCAGAGAGGGTGATCTTCCTGAAGGTGGGTCTCAAGCCAGAAATCAGCAACCAGTACAACAACCTGGTGAGCATTATCAATGGAGAGACTTTGCAGCTCCACTGCATCACCCAGCCAAATCCCCGGGCACACATTTCCTGGACACTTCCCAATGGGATGGTACTAGATGGCCCTCAAGACATAGGTCGCTTCTCCCTCCTAGAGAATGGCTCGCTCACTGTGCGCGATGCCTCTGTATTTGACAGGGGCACCTACCTGTGCAAGGCAGTGACAGAGTATGGCACCTCTATTATGAATGTCCCAGTCATAGTGATAGCCTATCCGCCCCGGATCACCAGTGAGCCAGCACCAGTCATCTACACCAGGCCTGGCAATGCAGTTAAGCTGAACTGCATGGCCATTGGGATTCCTAaagcagaaataacatgggagcTCCCAGACAAATCGCATCTTACAACAGGAGCTCAGTCCCGTCTGTATGGAAACAAATTCCTTCACCCCCAGGGGTCGTTAATCATCCAGCAATCTACACAAAGGGATGCAGGCTTTTACAAATGCACTGCTAAAAATATACTGGGCAGTGATTCAAAAACAACTTATATTCATATATTCTAA